The following are from one region of the Magallana gigas chromosome 4, xbMagGiga1.1, whole genome shotgun sequence genome:
- the LOC105322049 gene encoding protein lifeguard 4, protein MDSFLNMFGNEVKHSYSVARARIDKRLDFLRKVYGILSVQLLFTFLTASVFKWSSVITYIVQTNHWLVFAGILGSLGLCVALQTYKNDYPTNYMLLAGFTAVEASLVGTVVTYYRVESIIEAFLLTMVVTVCLTAYTFQSKMDFDRFNAGIFSLMSILFSFLFLQIFFPMSGMSRMISVGFAVLYCMYIIYDTGLIMERLTPEEYIIAPAILYMDMVALFLRLLKLRGERERRND, encoded by the exons atggatAGTTTCCTGAACATGTTTGGGAATGAAGTGAAGCACAGCTACAGTGTAGCCAGAGCCCGCATTGATAAAAGATTGG ATTTTCTGAGAAAGGTGTATGGAATCCTGTCTGTTCAACTTCTCTTCACTTTTCTCACCGCCTCAGTATTCAAATGGAGCTCAGTCATCACATATATTGTACAGACCAA CCATTGGTTGGTGTTTGCAGGGATCCTCGGGAGTCTTGGACTCTGTGTCGCTCTCCAGACCTACAAGAACGACTACCCCACCAACTACATGCTCTTGGCAGGATTC ACAGCGGTTGAGGCCAGCTTGGTAGGAACAGTAG tgaCTTATTACAGGGTGGAGAGTATTATTGAAGCCTTCCTCTTGACCATGGTCGTCACTGTCTGCCTCACCGCCTACACTTTCCAGTCCAAGATGGACTTCGACCGATTCAATGCAGG GATCTTCTCCCTCATGAGTATTCTGTTCTCTTTCCTATTCCTTCAG atATTCTTTCCCATGTCTGGAATGAGCCGCATGATTTCGGTTGGCTTTGCAGTGCTCTACTGCATGTATATCATCTACGACACAGGACTGATCATGGAGCGCTTGACCCCAGAGGAATACATCATCGCCCCCGCAATCCTCTACATGGACATGGTCGCACTCTTCCTGCGCCTGTTGAAACTCCGTGGAGAACGCGAAAGACGCAATGATTAG